Part of the Paroedura picta isolate Pp20150507F chromosome 3, Ppicta_v3.0, whole genome shotgun sequence genome is shown below.
aagttcactgaaagtgcattatccaacatgtgcagaatgggccctaggtTTTCAGGCTGCATGTTTTTGAGAGTTGGGtctattccgcacgactttaatatagcactagtcttgcattttgttttccccactaaaactacgttccgcatgacgtcgtgagcaatctgcaacactcctgcaacactcgcgcgaaaatcgcttcgttgtagcgatttccggggaatccagaaaagtggattcaccctcagaaaatcgctacactcctgccaacaacctgcaacacttgcgaaaaagacctgtgcgttctcaatgtagctgttgcaacaaagtccctccccctggctctctcctctgaacttctggcgaagcaatcaccatttatTTTCCTCAGAgcaagtggggaaagcaacgaaccagcaaggcttctccgactacagtccctccactgaagtgctttaaagctcccctaagtccccaagcacaacacagccccctgtttgccagttccctttaattttggccaaaaatcgcacccgtgcggggggggattttttttccactcaggggagcgtggtaatgatgactcgccagctcacacgccagctagatgggtctctacgttaggaagaatcaaggcatattcgttgaaatgtgtgtgtgtgggggggggggtttaactgtgcttaaaggtaaaggggcttttcgggagcatgataacaaccgcccattggttgttcgtttgattgatggccaggggcggggacaagcacagaaaaaatcacttcctttctagcgattcctgtgagaccggaaacctgtggggaatgaatgaaacgctactggattccactataaatgaaggtatgcagaacgtcgagattccactatttaagatagtgttattgctttgtgaaaccaattggcaacattggtccttgtgcggaatgggcctcaaagTTCCCTTACGGCCGACAAAAAGGTGAATTGACTCTCAAAAGAtaataccctggaaatcttgttgatcttcaGGTCGCTGCTGGACTTGTATCTTGCTCTTTGGcagcagaccaatatggctacctgcCTGAGACTTCCTGCTTAGGACTGCCCTGTTAGCCAGGCTGACAAGGCCATTCTCAAGGAAGGACTGTTACACTGGCAAAGGGGCCCAACAGTGTAGCAAGGAGAAAAGTTTCCTTCTTTGGTGGCTGGTGAAGTATCTATTGAGGATGCTGCCTGAATAATAAGAGGCTGTTGGGTGACAATCCATGAAGCATGACTCCTGGTTAACAGCCCTGCaaccagggatgccaacctccaggtgggacctggagatctcccagaattacagctcatcttcagactacagagatcatttcccctagagaaagtgggtgctttggagggtggactctggcactgcaccccactgaggtcccggtCCTCgcttaagctccacccccaattctccagaAGTTTACCAACCTGGATTTAGcaaccctaacacacacacacacccaattctgcaccagtggccagggggacggGACAGCTCTCTCTGTAACAGCCCTTCCAGTCTGGATCTCTTTAGGGAGACACAGCTCACTTCCCTGCCTTCCTGCTGCCGTACCCTTGATACTTATGCCAGTTTTTATGGCTGCTTTTGTGCTTTGCTAGGGTATTAGTGCCTTTACTTCCTTTAGATCATTTCTCCTTGTAGAAATGTTCCCATTGTTATCCTCACATTTTTTTTGTCTCAGGCAGGGCCCACCATGATACAGTAATCCTGCAATTATTACTGTTCCATCTGCATAGGCAAACCTTACCTACATGAGAGTTTATGTTGCAAGATACATTTTTAATGCCAGCCATTCATGGCTGCCTGATTGGTGGCTGGATTGCACCAGCTCCCTccatctttccttcccctccccgcagGCTCCTCCTTCTCTAACCGCACAGGCGGCATTTGCCACTGAAGGCCCTTTTAGTCTTACAAAAACAAAGCTATGCATCCTATGCGTCCTATGAACTTATTAAATTGCTAGAAGCGGAACTGACTGAACTTTACAAGTAAGCGACTTCAGGTGTCATGCTTGCACACACACTAAAAAATGCACTTCCGGCACACTtagcaactggattttactgagTGAAATGGCACTCTCCACATACAAATGGTGAAGTGGACTGAGATGGCATTATTTAGCGGGTACGAAAGCaccctaagagagccagcttagtgtagtggttaagagctgcagactcctccacatgctgccagctgggtgactttggactagtcacagttctcttagagctgtcttcacagagcagttcccttagagctctctcagccccacctactttcacagggtgtctgttgtggggagaggaagggaaggcgatggtaaggcactttgagactcctccgggtagtgaaaagcagggtataaaaaccaactcttcctcttccaagtCATGCTACCTGTACAGATGGTAAGAAAGCGGGGCTTTTGCCTGTTTGCCCAATAAGAATACAGCAATGGCCCTCTCCGTCACAACCCACTACCTTGTTAAACAGGGAAAGTGTTTAGAACTGTGCCCCATTCCCAGAAAATTCTGCAGTGCAGCGCATGAACGCACCGGACATCTGATAATTTTATGCCTAGCAGGAATTATCATTATTATGCTTACATTTATTGTCCGTCCTGTCTTGTGAGGCACAGGGGGGATGACAGTAGAGGCTAAAAATGTATACAACTGTAAGATACAAACAGAGGATGTGAAAGAAACCTATCCAAaccagatcagagtccagtggcactttgaaaaccaacaaagatttattcaaggcgtgagctttcgagtgcaagccctcctcatgatggtcagttcacagtctgaggaaacctcagcactcgaaagctcacgccctgaatcaatctttgctggtcttaaaggtgccactggactctgcttttgttttgttgtgctgcttcagaccaacatggctccccactggAATCTATTCAAAGCAGAGTTAGACTGATGTCCTGCTCTTCCTACCATGGCCTTTGGAGTCGGTGGGTGGATCCTGCCAGGGAGGCCAGCGGGTCAAGGCAGGCAGCCACTGCACAGGGCGCTCTTGTGCCCTCTTAAAGCCTCAGCGCAAAATATTGCGGAAGCGTCATCAGGCTGAGCGGGCTAGAGCCCTCTGCTTAGGGGAGGCTCCACTCACAGCATGGGAAGGACTCGCCAGGCCGGCCAGGCTTCTCCTGGAacaaaacgttgttggtcttcaaggtgcccagAGACTCCTGCTGTAGCCTCCCCGGTGCCCGTGGGGAGGGGGCGCTCTGAGACAAAGAGCAGCCACGGCGGGTGGGGGTCTGTCGCCGTGTTGTGAGGCTCTGGAGTAAGGAGGAGCGCAGGggcacggcggggggggggggttgggaataAGGGACATCTGTCAACTCAACCGCAGATTACGCTCCTTGAAACGCgttgcgggcggggggggggcggctgcgtAGGAGGGCCAGCCCTTCAGTCCATGCagctggctccttcccccccttttctgcaaAGCGCCCAGCCGGCCTCGCAggagggagcctgcctgcctgcctgcctgtcccctCTTGGCGCCGGCTCGGAGACCGCCCGATGTCCTCCCTGCCGTGGCGGGCGCTCCGGAGCAGGCGCTCTGCGCTCGCTCTCCTGCgcctctggctgctgctgctccagccaTGCGCCGCCGACTACTGCAGCTGGAAGGGCAGGTAAGCCGCATCGCCTTTCGCCTGGCCGAGGCCTCGCAGGGACACTCAGGGCTCAAGGGTGGCGACCCACGAAGTGCGGGTGCAGCCTTAGATGGGGCCAGGCAAGCATCTCCCTGGGTGGATGGCATAGGGGGTCTGgttctcttgccccccccccccccagttggaatGTAAATGGGCACCGGTATGGATTCTCATGGCCGAGCAGGCGTGGCATGCAAAATCCCCGCCGGGTAACTGAGCCCGAAGTTTATCAGTACCTCTGATCCATGTGGGATGTCCAATGACCCCATCGCTCTTAGCCGCCTACAATGTCAGAATCGGGCTCTCCATTCAAACGGGACTGGTGTCATTGAGTCAACTAATGAACTTTACCAACACAATCCAGTCTAAGTTGAGCAGGTTTAAGGTCCCATCCATTTAACCAGAAGAGAATCAAAAGCGCTTCCTTAACTCCCGAGTAATCAAAGGGTTTTCAAAGTGCTCTGTTGTGACTgtattataatttattttatgatATATAAGTTCTAATTTTTATTGATAATTTGCCATTAACTGAATGGAGTTAATCAACATTTGTTTGTTCGAGTTAGGTTTCTGAGAATGGGCAAATTTCAGGGGAAACACCTGCCAGCTTTAGACTCATCCTAAAAACAATTTCCTGGAAGTGAGTCTCATTTAAAAAACCTGATTAAGAGTGAATAGAGCTCATTGCTTTATTATATCTCATGACATTTCAGAGTGATTAAtactcccactgaaatcaattaaAAGGGAAAACTTTGTCTGGGTTATTTCTTAAATTTGAGCAGAAATGAAAGAGTGTTATTCTTAAAGTGCTACTTATGATTAGTTCTTAGTTTAACGCAACTGAGTTCTTACAATTATTAAATACGTAAATAAaactggacatgctccagtccATAATATGCTCCAGTGCCATGAAAttagcaaataaaatattttgtcataTTTGATGTTGGCTTTAAATATTAGATATTCAAAAGCCATGTGTGACAATCGATGGTGTTTTACGGGTGTCTATTTAGTTGGCAATTAAAAACTGTTGTTTCATAAGAACCGTAAAATAACAATCCATACATCAGATTGTATGAATGTCCAGCTTAGTAGTAAATATATTCATTTCCCTTTATAGTTCTGTAATAAAAGGAGCtacctttatttaaaaataactgaAAGTTAAGAATTGAGACACTGATAAACAGATAGTTATATCATTCTAACAATGTAACAATATTcagtttctgattttaaaaaggaaaaggtcTGCTGGTGATTGAGGGAAGAAATAAttgctatttttgtttgtttgtatttatataccattttCCCTTGCAATTCAGGATTAGGGcatgtaaaatggctgccatatggacAGGACTGGGGGAATCTAGATTCCCCTACCCACAAAGCAGCCATCTGTGGCGGTGCTGTATCTGTCTCAACACTTTGGGAAAAGCTCAAGAAAAAACTCTGAGAAAGACTGCAGAAAAACCTGGGAAATCTCAGGGGGTGTACCGTAATGCTGTGGGGAAATAAGGGAGGAAAAACCACTTCCCACCAACATCAAACCTGGGGCAGATAACCTGTGTGGAAACAACCACTATGGTGTAATTCAACggtccctatttttttttttttttgagcctgtgggcacttttggaatttcaAGGACACTGAGTAGGCACCCCTACTGAGCAGCTGCCATGGGCGTACAATATTAGGAGTTTCCAAGCCAAGCATCCTGCTGTGATGAAAAGAACTGTTTCTGTAGGGATACTCCCTGCAGATAAAAATGTGATGCCTCCTGGATTCTTCTAAAGCATTTGCTTCTCTAAAGAGAAGCAATGACATTTCTATGAGATTCTATctgtggaagtgtgcatgcacacaaaatctcataTCATTggtctctaaatttgttctcccaAGAGATGGAGGGAAGCCAGGATATGGTATATCCTGGGGAAATATGTTTGTGGAAAGAAGGAAGTGGGCACAAGAAAGCACATCAGCAAGGAAGTGGGCACCATGCTGGGATGTAGTCAGTGGAATGGTAGACTAGGACCCATtcagcacacataggataatgcactttcaatgtgctttggcagctggattttcctgtgcagaacagaaaaatctacttctaaagtgcattgaaagtgcattatccaatgtgtgcagaatgggcccaggactggGAACACCTAGGATCAAAGTTCCCACTCTGCAAGAAGCCCCCTGATCCACAACCTTGGCCCAAGCAAACTTGGACCAAtatcacctatctcacagggtttttgtgaggagAGCATGGACCACATATGTGTAATCCTGAGCTCCTGGAAGGAAGGGCTGGATCAAATCTAACAAGAAAATTAATTGTAACATTAATGGTAGGTCTTTCTGTGTCTGCCATTCAAAGCCCCATGCATACCTGGAGAAATACACCATTGCTGTGGGTTAGTTTTTATTCAGTCCCTGCACTCCTCTACTGAGCAGCCGGTTGTTTCTGACCATCCATGTGGTGCACACAGAGCTCCAACCCAATATACTTGCCTTTCTCCCAAGCACTTCAGGGCTCCAGGTGGGGTGTCCAGGTCTACATATGTGGCCTTGGATGCTGGATACAGCCATCCAGTCAAGAGAGCCATGCAGATGTTCACACATTTGATTCTCAAGCTTGTATACTCACACAAATGGTCCCTGGCAGATAATATATGATATTCACCCTATGATATGTCATTTAAAACTACAGGCAGTGATAAGGTATTTTTGAAAGGATCTCAGCTATAGAATGGGAGTAAAATCTACAACGCAGGGAATTCTGCAACTAGCTCCACACAGCAAGAGAGCTTTGGACTTTTGATTATTGCCACCTCCTGCCATCCTTTTCTAATTGCAAGATAAAATTGGGAAAGTTTCAAAAACAGGATAGGCTGTGGAGACTTGTGTGTATTCACAGCTGCTGTATATGTTGTGccagagccagattggtgtagtagttaagaggggtggcttctaatctggcaagccgggtttgatgccccattCCTCctcatgtagtcagctgggtgaccatggaatagtcacagtcctaatagagctgttctcatagaggagtaatatcagagctctctcagcctcacaggtgtctgttgtggggagaggaaagctgctttgagactcttacaggtagaaaagcagcatataaaaattaactcttcttgTGTGGATTAGAGTGAATTATGGTTGCTAGATCTATACTATAAGGACATGACCAGATTTCCCATGGATCCAGATCACAACCAACCAAAGTGAAAATGTCTGATATTGTAtggatgcagccattttgtgagtcaCATATACCTTGAccccagggctgccaagagccaACTTGGGCCCCCGACAAAGATTCCATCTGAGCCCCCCCTAAGTGAACGTGATCCAAACTAGATATCAGAACTAAACAAATAACTTTGCTGGTTCTTGCCACACACCTATAATAAAAACATCCACGGGTCTGTCTGTCCATACTGTGGGAGGCATAGCCCCTGGCATCCTCTTCTTCACCTgccccattatttatttatttatttatttatttatttatttatttatttatttgcagtggCCTGAGCTGGGACCCCCACTCGCGTGCAGTGGAGCAGGTTCACCTCCGCTGTACCGAGGGCTCCCTCGAATGGCTGTACCCGGCAAGAGCCCTCCGCGTCATCTTGGAGCCCAACCTGTCAAGTGCCCGACACACAGCCGTCTGCATCAAGCCCGCCAGCCACTTTCAAGGGGCCAACATCTATGTGGAGCAGGAGGGGCAGCTTCATCTGCTGGTCAGCGAGGCCGAGGAGCCTCACCTGCGCCAGGTGTCCTGCTTCAGCACCCGCACCCCGCAGCGGGTGGCCCTGTTCCTACAGGCCAGTCCTCAGCGGGACATCAGCCGCAGGACGGCCAGCTTCCAGTACGAGCTGCTTAGCAACCAGAACACCACAGGCACTGACTTCCAGAGGATGGCCCTTGTGGAAGGTAAGGGTCAGCCAAGAAATGGCTGGGCGTGTTTTGTTTCTTTCGGATTGGCCCTCGGGGAGTCTCCTAAAGCAGCTGATAGTTAAAAtcctaattttaaaatgtttcgaAGTACATCACAACAGTAAAATAGGGAAAACGGGTTTTTGGAAGTTATGAAAGCAGGCAGTCCCACCAAACCAGAAAGGCATGTGCCATGTTTACAGAAATGTTAAGTGAGCCACCAAAGGAAATGGATTCCATGCCTCCTTCCAGTTTTGCCAGCCTTGCTTCCCCATGCCCATCCAAGCAGCAGAAGTTGCCTTGCTTTTCACACACGGGTGGAGAGGGTCACTGGCCACAGTCCCTGGATCATTTCCCCCCACGTTACCCATGGCCGATCTGTTTAAAAAGGGTGCTTACACAATCAAGTCCAAAGTGTTGGTGCCACTCTAGTGCTAATGCAATTCAGCCCTCTGTGCCGTGTTCTTATTTTATCTTTTTTGCTGAAATTTCTGTCTCATTTTCTGAAAGGGAGTGTTTGAGCAGCTTACAAAAAATAGAAAGCAAATACTTAATAAAGCTAGCAAATATCTAAtacaaaacatcttttaaaaaaaactcatatGCTTCTAATCAAGCAAGAAAACAAGTTTGACTTTCAGGCCTGAGAAGAATGTGAAAGGAGCTAGAGGTGAATCAACAGTTCAGCTTCCTCCCCCCATCTGTGGACTGCCAGGATGTTCATTTTGTCCATAACTCTCTTGTCTTTCTTCTGGGATATATAGCCAGTTAGGCAGCACCTTTCAGTGGGCAAGAGTTGGCCCCAAGGCCTTCAGTCATTGACCCCTACTCAATATCATAAGCTTGCCTGAGAGTGTGCCATTGAACCCCACTGCCTGTGACATGGGTGGCATTCATGCCACAGATTCGCCACCTTTGACCCAAGTTGACCAGATTCAGGGTTGGAAGAGAATCATGCCCATAGGGTCTGTTTCTCTTAAAGTTACAGTAGTCTGATGAAAATTGTGTGGatctttttggttttgtaaacAATGTTTTCCTACCTAAGTCTGCAGCATTTGAGAACAAAAGTGATTGCATCAGGCACTGGAGATGATCATTTACCCACGTATATTCACTTGGTAAGAAATCAGTTAAAATCATCTCCAAACCACCCAACAAGTTGCGATGGAGGAGGACAGTCATAACAGGGCTGCATGTGCACCTCAATGGGCATTGTCCTTGTCCTAGAGCAATCATTGGCAACtggatttccccacctggaggtgtcAATCCACTGCAAATGATCATGATAGTGCACTTTCCCATGACATGTCGATGAAACCCAGGTTGGCCCCTAGTGTACTGTTAGATTCGCTGCTATTGCCTTGATAAATGCTGGGCAGTTTTTACAGTGGCTGTGgtggatgtgatgtcatttcatagtgaCATTCTAAGAATTTCTTGTCACGCCTATAATAAAACAACATAGAAAAATGAGGAAATTCCTAGACAATCGCTGTAGAAGCCATTTTTCCCGCCATTTCCCCCCGGATTGCTCCTCAGTTTCTCAAGGGCTGGGGATCGGAGCCAAGGACGGGATTTGCGGTCCATAGGTGAGAAAATGGCAAGCCTTTTCACTAAGGAAGATTAAGTTTATGAATGGTTCTCTTTGTTCACCTGAAGTAAATATTAGTGTACAGTATTATCAGATCAAAGGATTTCAATATTCTGCAGATCGTTTGTGAACTAGGACTCTGTTGCAGtttgcaaattaaaaattaataatcagAAAACTGTCTGGCCTAAAACTGTCCATCTTTATCTATTGAACGAGGCTTGGTGTCCTTCATGCACATTTAAATGCCTGCTAGCAAAGATCCTTTAGTCTTCTGTTGGCTGTTTGTATTTTCTAGCAATGTGCCGCCCTTGCGACAATATGGAACTTCTCATGGCCATTTGCAGCAGTGACTTCGGTAAGTGTCTCTGTAGGAGATGTTATCTTGAGTTAAACTTAATGCATtgcagttcttcttcttgttggatTGTTAAAGTTGGCTTAAGTCTTTAGCAAATTGTTATAAGCTCCTTTTTGTCCCCAAACATATCTTTTCTTTAGCAAAGAAATATAGGAACCTGACCCTGTTGAGACACTTACACAGGCTAAAAATTCTGTTGCTATATCATGCACTGTAGGTGTGCCATAATAATATGCAACATCAGAATTTAAGTTACTCCCATGTGCAAGGGGCTAAAGAACACACTTTACCTTTTTTATCTGGTAGAAAGAAATGCACAATTTTGGGCTTGGGCAAAGACTTTTTGGAGTATTTATATCACATGTTATTTTAtaagggaaataaaatgggaaatcaCCCCCTTCCTTGCTTACATGGATACGATAGGTGAGATCCAACCAGAAGACTGGTGCATAATTTCCCTTTTTCTCCGGCTGCTTTCCTATTCTAATATAATTCAtactttttctttacaactgtATTGGATCCCTGATGTTTCTTGGGAAAGCTCTGGGCTATTTTGGGGCAGTTGGAGGAATGATCTAACTGGGTGCGGATTAGGTCCACGCTTGCTCTATTTCAGCAGTGCCCcccaaatcagtggtccccaacctttattaggctggggaccggcagggcatccggtcgcgcccgcagggaccgcgcccgcgtgggccacgcccatgcttcgggccgcgcccgcgagccgcgcccggctgcgcccgcggatcgggccgcgcccgcgagccgcgcccggccgcgcccgcgggccgcacccacgagccgcgcccggccgcgcccgcgggccccaCCCACGgctcgggccgcacccgcgggccgcgcccgcggatcgggccgagcgggcgcggcctgcacgggcgcggcccggccctgattccctgcccgccctcgcgcagtaagtagcttcccgggccgcaagcttgcggcctgggaagtcttttactgcggggggggggaggggcggggagagggagccgcggcccggcgccatggcctttgcggcccggcgccgggccgcggcccgcaggttggggaccactgccccaaatgATGCATCAGGCCAATTTCTTATGCTCATTAAAGCGGGTTGGTCCTTTTGCTCCTTGGTTTCCTTACTGAGGTAATCAGCCCCATTGTTTTTTCTTCACGAAGTTTTGGGATTTCCAAGAAGGCACGCTCCTCCTTACTGGACTCGCAGAACACACACTGTGACCAACAGATGTGGCAGTGAAGGACACACAATGGGGGGCATTTAGAGTTGAAGCACCAACAGACCAGAAGAAATACCCTTTTCAACAGAGTCTATTTATGACTTGACATCCCTGTCCTGAGTTCACCAATTGCCATCATcaagggttggggttttttttttgaggggggggaattaGAGAAAATAGGTTCTAATGAAAGTGTAAATAACAAAGTGAATTGGTTCTTAAGGCAGAGGTCTTCACTGAGAGGCCATGGGCTGTGGAGCAGCAACAGGGAGCAAGGGGAACAAGAGCCTTAAGCCTTGTCAATAGACTTGACTGCATCTGAGGAAAAGATGCTGACAcaaaggagaaaggggggcaGAGCAAAGGACATCTGTTCTGCTAAAAGGCTGGCGTCTCTGGGAAATTGGATTAGCCGAGGAAGTCCCTGAGATCTGCCTAAATAAGCTCTTTGTAtgcatgaggtgggtgaggtaaGGCAATTATCCCCCAAGGGAAAGGTTTAAATGATTCGTATTTTGTAAACAAAAGTCTATGATTGATTATTTGATTGGAGAGCATTTTGGATGCAAAGGGAACCTTGTCCTTGCAAGAGCACTGCGTCCAGTGTCACTTCCCACTGAGAGTCAGGGGCAGTTTATGCCTTCTAAATGTTGCTCCGTTAGTCCtatatgtttatttgtttggaaCATCTGAAAACCAGGCGTTCTCCAGAACGGGGCTCAGAACAGGTTgcaattctaattttaaaatttcaattaaATCTGTTAATTGCAAATAAAATCTAGCTACATTCAGATGACCCTAAACATCATGGGTCTGTTAGCCTCTATTTGACAATGTCCCTCCAACTCAGGAAATAAGCCTGTGAATGGAGGAGAAGTCGGAATGGGTCATTGAAATCCACAAAGCAACACAGCAGGTAGGGTCCATGTGCTGTGGTTCCGGTGCAATTCTTCCCTAACACCACTGTTCACCTCCATAACTACTACGatcataaaaaataaaacaagggaGATCCAATCATGACTCGCTCACCATCTTATTCAGTTAAATAGTGCCAAAGAACTATAGTACTCAAAAGAACCTTTAACAAACAGGTAAACAAACCCCAAACTCatataatacattttattaaGGCCAACAAAAAAAACACTGAGCATttccagttctccagaactcATAATCAGGCTGGATGCTAAATCAcccaaaaataaaaaatgggCATAGGAAAGGGAGTATGACTAGCCTGTCTATCAGGCTATGATCTTTAAAATAAGCCTGCATACTGCGTTATCTTGGTTGGTCCTATTGAAAGTTATTTCAAAAGAGGCTAGCGACTGAAGGTAATCATAGTTTATCAGGTTGATCCTCTCTTAACTCAGAAATAGTTTGAATCTTCCCTAATGTAATGGGCACTTCTTGCCTAGCTAGTAGGGCTAGAGCTGGCCTTCAGTTCAGGGGACAGAAAGTTTTGAATTCTCTTGTCAAGACTACCATGGTAGCCCTACCCACCTCTGTTCACAGGGCCTCCCCTCATGTTACAACGATTATAAGGCAGCAAGAGCGCCATCTTCCCCTTACGCTGCAATCCTGAGTAGAGTGCTTTGACCTTAATaggccattccacacatgttggataatgcactttcaacacactttagaagtagattatcctgttccacacaggaaaatccagctgcaaaagcgcataggacgtgcattatctaacatgtgcggaTTGGGccctagaagggtgtaactctgcttagaactgcactgcTGTAGAACCTTGAGAACTGCTGCCATAGAGAGTTTGCTTCCTGTGCTAGAGAGGCTCTTGGTCTCATAGCTCACTAGGAGGCAGCAAGCGCCAATAACAGGAAAGAACCCTCTCCGTTTTCAGCATCCTTTTCTCCGTCTTGTGTCCTTATCTAGTGGTGAGAGGCTCGATCCAAAACGTCAGCCACGACGTGGAGAATAACATGTCCCAGGTGGAAGTTGGGGTGCGGCAGGTTTACAGGCAGAAAAACCAGATCTTCCGGGAAGATAAATCAACCGGTGAGTGGCAAGGGCCCGTCAAGACTCTCTTGCAGTGCAAAGTCAAGAAAGGGGC
Proteins encoded:
- the LOC143833194 gene encoding meteorin-like protein isoform X2, with the translated sequence MSSLPWRALRSRRSALALLRLWLLLLQPCAADYCSWKGSGLSWDPHSRAVEQVHLRCTEGSLEWLYPARALRVILEPNLSSARHTAVCIKPASHFQGANIYVEQEGQLHLLVSEAEEPHLRQVSCFSTRTPQRVALFLQASPQRDISRRTASFQYELLSNQNTTGTDFQRMALVEVVRGSIQNVSHDVENNMSQVEVGVRQVYRQKNQIFREDKSTGEWQGPVKTLLQCKVKKGAGDFLFTGNEHFGEAWLGCAPRFKEVRAVYQTASKKGSNPCEFQFD
- the LOC143833194 gene encoding meteorin-like protein isoform X3: MSSLPWRALRSRRSALALLRLWLLLLQPCAADYCSWKGSGLSWDPHSRAVEQVHLRCTEGSLEWLYPARALRVILEPNLSSARHTAVCIKPASHFQGANIYVEQEGQLHLLVSEAEEPHLRQVSCFSTRTPQRVALFLQASPQRDISRRTASFQYELLSNQNTTGTDFQRMALVEAMCRPCDNMELLMAICSSDFVVRGSIQNVSHDVENNMSQVEVGVRQVYRQKNQIFREDKSTGNEWMTAEAKLCSEN
- the LOC143833194 gene encoding meteorin-like protein isoform X1; this translates as MSSLPWRALRSRRSALALLRLWLLLLQPCAADYCSWKGSGLSWDPHSRAVEQVHLRCTEGSLEWLYPARALRVILEPNLSSARHTAVCIKPASHFQGANIYVEQEGQLHLLVSEAEEPHLRQVSCFSTRTPQRVALFLQASPQRDISRRTASFQYELLSNQNTTGTDFQRMALVEAMCRPCDNMELLMAICSSDFVVRGSIQNVSHDVENNMSQVEVGVRQVYRQKNQIFREDKSTGEWQGPVKTLLQCKVKKGAGDFLFTGNEHFGEAWLGCAPRFKEVRAVYQTASKKGSNPCEFQFD